The nucleotide sequence tatatttgtttatttgatttcctccatataatatttaatatatattatattagaaaaattgCGTGCCcctctatatatattatatgcatGGTATTAGAAAATAATTGGTATGCTATTTGATTGCCCCTCCCAATCGTGCTTTGAGCCACTGCTAGTTGGCTTAAATCATGTATAGTTGCAAATGGATATACCCAATTGATCCTTCTAGCATAGTCCTATTATTTTATACTTTAGTAAAGTTTATAATTAGAAATCTACTGGCTAGAGCTTGGTATTCTATTGAACTTTCAACCTTGTGATTTATTTCTCGAGGatgattcaaatcaatcaaaaaaagagttttcaatcacaattatTTGGCAATCAATATTTGATCGCTTCATCCAATGCATCAAAAGTAGGCATGATGACAACACACGTATCCGCCCAGATCCACACTGATTTGACGGATTTTCTCCGTGATGATTAGGTTTTGAGTTTTCTCGATATTAAAATACGGATACGGGACGGATAAGGGTGATATAGGTATCCATCCCGGatgtacaaaaataatttattatccattttatataaataggtaGAAACCTAAACATCTCAAATAAAATCCTTAATTATAAACCCTCATTTTCTCCATCACCATACCCAgagccttcatcttctccatcgTCGTCATCTTCTCCATCCATCTCATTCTCACTTTTGGCTATATGTTTATATGCAACATGCAAGCCTCTAAATGTCATCCatacttttaagattttttgaacTTTTAATCAATGCGaacattcaataattaaaaatcaacaaatacaAGCGGTATTGGTTGTTTTCCTAGCCCAAATGGATTTAATTAATAGATAAATTGtggaaattaaatttttgttgtaGGTTCAAGTATTAGTTATGGGTTTCGGGAAAATTCTGGCATAGGAGCAGGTTTGGGGCtggaaaaaacttattttttatttttaaaaaaaatagatttcatTGCAGGGAGTCAGGGACGGGTGGGGATACCCGAACTGATCGGGGACAGAGATgatattcaatttttcattctcATCGGGGATCGGGCACAATAacaggtaagtatatgagaTTCGGGGGACATGGAAGATAAAACTTGTCTCTGCACCATTATCATGCCTAATCAAAAGAACATATCTGCTTAGTTCAAAGTATCTCTGCTCTTGTTTGACACATTCACTTTAACACATATCTTTGTTGGTTTGTATTAATTGATCAAACAAACGTATCGACAGAGTCTTATACACGAGATAGATACTTGAGTCCTTTAAGTATGTGGttagagattaatttctaatcaatatattaaaaaacatatatgaGATGTCAACTTAAACACATCTCCTTCGTATCGTTAAATTAGTCTCTGCAGTTTTAACATGTATACATTAGTTTATCGAAGAAATAAAGGAAATCATCACTAAGTACAAGAATCAGATATACATCattcggtcactattataagcaaaaattcattttttagatttatataataaatgatCATCACAAAGTACAAGAATCGGTTAAAGGACAACAAATTAGTGGCCCTTCCTTCAAATAACAACTTTTTTGTTAAAGGGATGGAATTAATTGACCTATCATATAATGGCATAAATGAATGCAATGAATAGGGCTAGATCCACCAATACCATACGACTAAAAATTTGTACCCAAAAACATCTCATTTTTAGGCCTTTTAAAAATGATCAAGTGGTGGACTCTTActatttctaataaaaaattaataaattttatattaagaaAATGGAAAACATGTATAACAGTTTattaaaaattactaaaaataataagatcAACCTTTAAACCAAATCCATATTAGATGTATTTTTCTTGTCATGCTAATTAttatcttatttcatatatttctcttttcaCAGTCAATAACACtgataattttgacaaaaagaaataataattaatactactttaaGAGATTATGGCAATACTTGGCcagaattaataatttaattaaggaTTATGATCATGGAGCATTACACGGAAATCTTCCTTCCTATGTGATTAATTTTGATCTTATCACCATGGTCTAACATATGATTGAAAAGTTTGGCAATACCTAATCGCAAGTGGCAAGAAAATTTCCCGTGTTTGATTATTTTCCTTCGCATACATGCATGATAtctttgtataaataaatatattgaacTCTACATTAACATGCCCCATCCTCAAAATAAACTATttacacaaataaaattaagcTTTCAAGTTCACTAAAAATTTCACTACTTAAAGATGCTTAGATCCTTCGTTAGAAAAATACAAAAGGGACTCACACAAACTGTTCAAAAAAGCCACTTGAATGAAGATGTTAGAGAAGGATATTTTGCAGTGGTTGCAATCAAAGATGGAGAAATGAAAAGGTTTATGATTGGGTTAGAGTATTTGAGTGATCCTGCATTTTTGGGATTACTTGATCAAGCTAGGGAAGAGTATGGTTTTAGACAGCAAGGAATTCTTGCAGTCCCTTGTGGGCCTCAAGAATTACAAAACATTCTAGATAGCTTAAACCAGAAGAGCATCAAATGGTGCAGGAGTAATTAGtagatgtttatttatttatttatttgataattaCTTAGTTTAAACTTCCTACTAGATAGATGAACAACTAGAAcgttttagtttatttatttagtttattgttttcatatatgttCCTTCCAAGTAGTTTTTGTCTATTGTGAATTTTGGTCAATACATAAATCTTTCAAATTCAACCAGAAACAAATGTTTAATCAGTGTGGTTGTGCAATCTAAACAAACTAAGTAGTAATCTTATGTGTGCGGAGTGGAGTATAGGGAAATGGGTTTAGACTCTAAAAACGAGTgaaccatcaatttagtccctgaattttcacAGGTTGGTCAAATTCgtccctcaattatgcgaaatatcaatttaatccttGAATTTAtcagacgtccatcaaaaagGTCCCTCCGTTAACGGGCTCCGTTAGCCATGCTGACATGTCGCCTTGCATGTTGTGCTGTCTTGTACGCGTGGCAAGAAGGAAGCCACGTGttcagggacgaatttgattgatttggaaaaagttcacttttcatttttcaatttaattttttcatgcTTTTCCCATTTTACCCCTACATTACATATTCCTCCTTCTTCACATTTTACTCAGAAACATTAAAAACATCCTTGACTCTTCTCCTTCCCGCTAAAACGTTCTCCATTGTCACCCctccaaaatcatcataatCTCCATTGATTGGGTTAGATGGATGCTTTCTTAAGGGGTATTATGGAGGGCAACTTTTGTCTGCTGTGGGACAAGATGGAAATAACCAGATTTATGTCATTGCTTATGCCATTGTGGATGTGGAGAATAAAGATAACTggtgtgctcgtgattttcggatatcaaaccattaattgatttgaatcgtcaatctttgaactctcgatttttattcgtgggaaggggaaaaaatgagtaaaaacccttatcgagactttggattcgggggttggttacgcgaagggaaggtgctagcaccctaagcgtctacggtattccgtaggaacctcttacctaaattatcttgtgctaaattcattgcttatttgaaaattattacctaaaagtctaagtgaaagaatggagggagaagaagtatgttttttgttatttttatttgatttggaaggataaaaatcccatgcctacatacccttaaagaaaaggaatcaaaaccaatgtagttcacctaaaaagtttctttttggtgggttaggttgattttaagattttttgaaaatgggtttttagaagagaaagaggcctcaaggcatgagataaaataaggtgaggttggtcgaattttaattacaaagaaatcaagtctattatgaatattaattcaattaagcatttgattaagaaaaataaaagaaaaagcaaCTTGGGTTACAAgtcaaggtttattaagaaaatatttttggagttttgcatgtttttgttgtttttgaataataaatgaaaattaaactaacagagcaataaaaataaaagcgcgtggatttttgtagtgacgttggatcaccacaaaatccctaatctaatttttttgcattttttggatatatctaaggcggtaaggaaataaaaggacacacacacccacacacttttctcatttatatttacattggacctaaatacattctaattgctggaaaataaataacaataattaaaatgctaaatagaaataaaataaaatgtaaaaatgctaaaaagaaataaaaatgcaagaaaataaaagaaatggactaccgaagggacaaaattccgaagggacttattccgaagggactaattctgaagggacagaaaaaaaaaaaaaaaaaaaaaaaaaaacgggagaagaaaagaatagctcgttaacacaagctaaatagggagaagagagaaaagttctttgacaactcaagagaactttttggtgtgtgaaattgtgtggaatgagggctctatttataggtgaggaggttgatgaaaaaaggaaaaatggtttaatagaaatgatggacaattatggtgaattttgaaaaaggaatgttaaagttgacacttgacttgaaattttttttagaccttgtacattttattttggacctattgacactttgttttttttttttgacactaattaattaaaaagaaataaaataaatctaatacgaaataaaataaaacaaattaaactaaatcatgtaaagaaaaataaaattaaaagatggaaaataaaaattattaaatataaaaaaagtaactaatcttaaaattaaaattaataaaagaaaataaaaagagaaaagagggtccgactcggaataaaaaatgaggtacttcaaagtaacctctttgccaaaatttcgtctgaaacgacgaaaattcccgactttaaaaatacgaataaaatgggtaagaatagaggaaagtggtcaaaatttggggtatgacagatgcccctattttaagtttctccgtcacggagatttaaaaaaatgaaaattttaaatcaacgggtcgaagagacttaaatactaaGTACACCAATTTTTGACCAGTTGAAATGTTGAGAATGCAATGCTTATGAATATACTGGTATGAATGTCTGCGATGCAAGTATGAATGCAAGGACGACAAAAATACACTGACTGGGGAAAAAACTTATAGATATCACTGGGgaggaaatattattttattaccgtTACTGTGGTAAAGACGAACATACGACACATGAGTATCGTCACTTACCTTTACTGAGGTAAAGACCGACATACGGAAGGAAATACTGTCaattacctcaactcggataacgaccaacatacgaaaaggaaataccgtcagttacctcaactcggataacgaccaacattcaaaaaggaaataccgtcagttacctcgactcggataacgaccaacattcaaaaaggaaataccgtcagttacctcgactcggataacgaccaacatacggaaaggaaataccgtcagttacctcaactcggataacgaccaacattcaaaaaggaaataccgtctgTTACCTcgactcggataacgaccaatatacggaaaggaaataccgtcagttacctcgactcggataacgaccaatatacggaaaggaaataccgtcagttacctcaacacgggtaacgaccgaTATACAAAAAGGAGATACCGTCAGTTATCTCAACAccgataacgaccaacttacgaaaaggaaataccgtcagttacctcaacacggataacgaccaacatagaTAAAAGGCAACATGCTTTCGGTATAAGGATAGCTCACATAATGTACTAGGGAACTGAAATATATTGGTACGAAGACTATTGGATGGGACCTGCCCCTTGAAATAAACTTAATTGGTAACATTTCTGAATCAGACACattggggatgacacttttacGAGATACACTAGAATAAGACACTAGGTAATAATGCaaccatgcatgaatgatatttgtatgcatgctatctatgcatgaatgaatggaCATGTACGAGACACATATGACAGTACAACGGAAGACTGTTGAGACAAGATTTGGACAGGTCCTAAAAGGAAATAGCTCGGCATTGCAGCACAAACACTCGAGAATCTTCCACGGGGATACCAATACAGGAGGTGAGTCAAACACTGACGGGGTAAAGCCCTCCAAACAAAACATTAGTGGGGTAAAGCTCAAAAACAAACCCCTGATAGGAGAACAAACCAATAATCAAACTAATGATGGAGGCACAACCCAATAATCAAACCAATGATATGGATACAACCCAATAATCAAACTGCTGATGGGGATACGACCCAAATCCAAACCAACTTACGGGGTAAAAACCCATATTCAAACCAACCGGTGGGGTAAGGCCCTAAGAAACAAACACTGGAGGGGTAACAACTCCACAATCAAAAACAACGGCAGGGTCACGCCTTATAACCATAccactgaagaggtaacaaaacgTTAATCCAACCACTGAAcgggtaactgcccactaatcatACCGCTAAAGGGGTAACGGCCCATCAATCATATCGTCGAAGAGGTAACAAAGGTAACAAACCATTTActcaaccactgaaggggtaactgcccactaatcaaaaccaacggcggggtcacgccttataaccataccattgaagaggtaacaaaatttgattcaaccactgaaggggtaactTCCCACTAATCATACCGCTAAAGGGGTAACGGCCCATCAATCATATCGTCGAAGAGGTAACAAAGGTAACAACCATTTACTCAACCATTGaaggggtaactgcccactaatcaaAACCAACGGTGGGGTCTCGCCTTATAACCATACCattgaagaggtaacaaaattcgactcaaccactgaaggggtaactgcccactaatcGTACCGCTAAAGGGGTAACGGCCCATCAATCATATCGTCGAAGAGGTAACAAAGGTAACAAACCATTTActcaaccactgaaggggtaactgcccactaatcaaAACCAACGGCGGGGTCACGCCTTATAACCATACCATTGAAGAGGTAAAAAAATTTGActcaaccactgaaggggtaactgcccactaatcatACCGCTAAAGGGGTAACGGCCCATCAATCATATCGTCGAAGAGGTAACAAAGGTAACAACCATTTACTCAACCATTGAAGGGGTAACTACCCACTAATCAAAACCAACGGTGGGGTCACGCCTTATAACCATACCattgaagaggtaacaaaatttgattcaaccactgaaggggtaactgcccactaatcatACCGCTAAAGGGGTAACGGCCCCTCAATCATACCgctgaagaggtaacaaaacttgattcaaccactgaagaggtaacaaatcATTAATCATACCACAAAGGGGTAATCGCCCACTAGTCAAACCACTAAAGGGGTAATAAACCATTAATCCAACCACTGAAGAGATAACAAACCATTAATCAAACCACAGaaggggtaactgcccactaatcaaACCACTAATGGGGATACGACCCATATCCAAACCACTGATGGGGATACGACCCAATAAACAAAGCACTGATGGGATACGACCCGATATAATGTCTCAATTGATGGTTAAGTAACCATTTCTTGGGGATAAAGTCCACCGATAAGAAACCTGGCAGAAGTTGCCATCTCTTAGGATAaaacccatcaatcaaccattctggcagaagtcgccatttaaaCAAAGCACAAGCAAAAATCGCCATTTAAACAAACCATTGGCAGGTGTTGCCCTTGATCAAAGCataggcagaagtcgccatttctcgagatgaaacccatcaatcaatcatTATGGCAGAAGTCGTCATTTATTCAAACCACCGGCAGAAATCGCCATCAATCAAAGCACAGACAGAAGTTGCCAACAATTAAACCATAGGCAGAAGACACCATTTCATCTAACCACTTGACAGAAGTTGTCATTTGTAAATCAGTACAAAATGATTCTTCCAATCGACCCACTTGAGCTGTGATGCCTCtgtcttttttcatttttttcatttcaattttttttttttttttttaatccctaacttttgcctggaccgccctttcgggttttcaatccaccgggaatatattctttatttttgtatgcccctaatttttgcctggaccgccctttcaggttttcagtccaccaggacgctcatttttggcttaagccgccctttcaggttttcgacttagcgagctttttttttttttttttttttttgtatatatttgttttttgacagaggtcatctcacaACTTTTGGTCATGCTTACCTTGCAGAGTTTAATTGTActtgagacggatgttgatgtatgtttcacctACTCATAAATTCAAAGAATATATACCTATTGTCTATGTTATTCAAAAGACAtgaaaaggttttaaaagaaatttttttgcttTACATATTAACATCAAACATAGAAGAAAATTtgcaaaatagaataaatgagaatttcaaataaatggcCATAGACTcaaattaatgtaaatggagtggtggcctgccaaaggcgtggctccacggattttaaaaagagtttggaaaatggtaattatatggaaaaggtacattgaacacaataactatTGTTTCCTCTACCAACTCTGAATTCCACCGTtctgagtctttgatttgcaAGCGCTTCAGATCGGAAGTCCTTTAACAACTAAGATaccccagatgaatcatatctgatttaGTGCAATTACCTTGCAATGAGCCAGAGGTCTTTTGACAGCTGAAATACCCCAAGTGAGTCATgtccgaccagatgcagttactttgtcatgattcttaacttttgcatagatcgcccttgcgggtttcaacctatcaggataatttttttataaatgtctctaacttttgcatggaccgccctttcgggttttcagtccatcgagacgctctttttttcctaagccgccttttcaggtttgcgacttatcgagcttttttcattttaacaaagtatttcttgactgcatcggtattTACAGGACATACAAGTTTACCACCATTCTTTGTAATTTGGCATCCATTTGCCCCTAGAATTGGGTAACATATTTTTAAGCACAAAGCCACTTTCTTGACATTCACGGGGACGAGCTTTCTTTGCTGAATACTTGCTTTATCCTCTTGGTATAACTATCCAGGGCACGCGGCAATAACatttttaagttcaatcaagcTTAGCTTTCATTGGAACTTCCGTTGATAGGACTCTTACCTCCATGTGGGGCACTGCCTTTATATCGAATACTGAGGGATGGTGGGGGGGCTGCCTCTGCTGAAGTGTGCATGAAGTACAATATCCCTGCAAGGCAGatggtagcatctcgtgccaatctttgtacatgaaagtacTCTTCTggacaatctttcttgatatttgcAACTTCGACGACCAAGATGCCCCAGTAGGCGAGAAATCTCATTggaaacttcttcatcatcctcttcttcagcctcagatacaaggaactcaaagtcgagAGAGAGTACAAggtttaagtgttcaacgggtttattaatgcatgatttgattattgatataaacattatgattatgcagatatgtgaaa is from Medicago truncatula cultivar Jemalong A17 chromosome 1, MtrunA17r5.0-ANR, whole genome shotgun sequence and encodes:
- the LOC120578270 gene encoding auxin-induced protein 15A is translated as MLRSFVRKIQKGLTQTVQKSHLNEDVREGYFAVVAIKDGEMKRFMIGLEYLSDPAFLGLLDQAREEYGFRQQGILAVPCGPQELQNILDSLNQKSIKWCRSN